Genomic window (Tardiphaga sp. vice304):
CGGTACCCAAACGCAAAAAACCGACCCTCACGGGCCGGTTTTTCGTCAGCGTCGCCTCAACCGCGCGAGGGAGTTAAAACCTTGCTCGGTCAAAATTCGCTCAGAGCTTGTCGGCCGCGTCCTTGACGGCTTCCTTGGCGTTACCGACGCCCTTCTGGATGTCGCCCTTGGCTTCCTGAGCCAGGCCTTCGCCCTTCAATTTGTCCGAGCCGGTCATTTCGCCAATGCCCTGCTTTGCCTTGCCAATGGCTTCGTTGGCGGTACCCTTGATCTTGTCTGTGGTGGCGCTCATGGGATACTCCTGCGGATGATGACGCTTTCGGTTTTGATCGCGTCCGGTTGAACTTCGCTGGGACAACGGCGCGGCCAATCGAATGTTCCTCACTCTCCAGGACGTGATGCCGCAGTCGCTGCCGCATTTCCGTCATGGACCTGAAGAAAGCACCGCGATGTCCGGACACGACCACGACCATCCGCACCACGATCATTCCCACGATCATAGCCATGCGCCGGCGAATGCCGACAAATGGAAGCATGACGGCGTGCGCGTGATCCCGGGCGACCAGCTCGACCCCAACGTGCCCTCGACCGCCGGCATGGACCGCAAGGCCGCGATCAATTTCGCGCGCGTCGGCGCGCAGAAGCTGTGGGCCGGCACGGTCACCATCAAGCCGGACGCCAAGACCGGCGCGCATCATCACGGCCATCTCGAAAGCATCATCTATGTCGTGAAGGGCAAGGCGCGGATGCGCTGGGGCGACGCGCTGCAGTTCACCGCAGAAGCGGGGCCCGGCGACTTCATCTTCATCCCGCCTTACGTGCCGCACCAGGAAATCAACGCCAGCCCGGACGAAGCGCTGGAATGCGTGCTGGTGCGCAGCGACGGCCAGGCGGTGGCGATCAACCTCGACATTGCGCCGGCGGAAAAGCCGGAGACGGTGTTGTGGGTCGACCCGACCCATCCCGACGGCGCGGTGACGAAGTAGCCTTATCGCGGGCTGATCAGGCCGCCAGCCCCGCCTCACGGGGCTGGTCCTGCGAGGCCATGCAATCGACCGGCGCGAGACGGCGGGCCAGGCCGCGCCAGCGGATCGCCATGCCGCCCTTTGGCGGCGACTCGTCGCCGTCGAGGCGGCGCAGCGCGGCCAGGATGATGGCAACCGGCACGGCGCGGTCGGCGCCGGGGATCTGCCGCAACCAGGGCTGCGATTCCACGACATTGGCGTCCGACGCCCAGGATGACAGGATCACCCGCTTTTCCGCGTCCGACAGCGTCGGGTCACGCAACACGTCGTCGGGGGTCTGGTAGGCTGAAGCCGGATGGAGAAAGGCGTGAAAGTCGGTAGGGGTAAACGTCGTCAGGTTCATGTGGCTCTCCCGAATGCTCCTTTCAGAACGGGCGAGCAAAAAAATGCAAAAGCCGGCGCCCGGTTTCAAGATCGCCGACGACATTTTTTGCAGGAATGATCTCCGTGGGTATCCGGTGCCGCAGGCCCTGCGAAGGTCAGGCTTCTGCGATCGGCGCCGCGGGCGGCACCATGCGCCGGCTGAACAGGATGCGCTGGTATAGCCAGCCGATCGCCACCAGCACCAGGCCGAGGCACATGAAGGACAGCGCGCGGTACACGCCGGTCAGCACCGACATGTCGACCAGGAACGCCTTCACGATGGTGAGCGCGATGACGATGGCGGAGGCCAGCCGTGCGCGCTGCGAATTGAACATCACGCCGACGCCCAAAAGCACCACGCCGAAGGCGAGCCACGCCAGTGAATAGGTGTATTGCTCCGCATCCGAGGTGATGCCGCGGCTCAGCACCGGGCCGTGATAGAAGCGCCGCACCTGCAGCGACACATAGGCCAGCGCCAGTACCAGCGCGAAACCGGCGATGGTGTTGGCCCATTTCGCCACGCGCCGTCCGGCGACCGCATAGGACAGCAGCAGCGCCAGCACCGCGGGGATCGCGTAGCCGAGCAGCAGCTCGTTGAAGACGAGACCACCGACGTCGTGCGTCCGTAGCATCGGGTTTTCCCACAGCAGCAGGCCGCCGACCGTGGCGGCGCCGGCAAAGAGCGTCAGCAGCAAAGCGCTGACATTGTGCACGATGCTGCCGGTGCGAATGCGCAGCCGCTCCAGCCCGATCGCCATCGCCAGCGCGACGCAGACCTGCAGGCCGACTTCGACGAGGCCCGCGGTGTCGCGGTAGATGTCGCCGCCATGGATGAAGTGGCGGATCTGCAGGAACGCCAGCAGCACCGTGAACAGGATCGCGGCGGATTCCACCATCCGCAGCGGCGCGTCGTCGCCACGCCGGCGCAAGAGAATGCTGGCGCCCCAGAACGACAGCGCGGGCACGCCGTAGCCCCACAGCAGCCAGTTGAAGATCGGCGTGGTGCCCACGAGGTCGCCGACCACGCGCGGCTCCCACGCCATCCGCGCCACCAGGGTGGCGGCGAGGATCGCGGCCAGCCAGCGCAGGAACGGGATCGGCCGTTGCATCGAGATCCACGCGGTGCCCCAGGCCATCAGCGACAGCGCGATGGTCAGCCAGCCCTTCTCCAGCGCGAAGGTCAGCGCCAGCGCCAGCGCGCCGAGCGTGCCGGTGGCGAACAGCGCCGTGGCGATCGCGAGGCCGGGACGGGTTTCGCGCTTGCTCAGCATTTCGGTGGCGGCGGCAAAGGCTGCCGCGATCAGCACCGCGAGGATCGCGAACGGAATCGAGCGATCGAGATGCGCGATCCGGGCATAGAGCGCGATCAGCAGCGCCAGCGGCACGAAGGTCGCCGCACCCGCCCAGATCACGGGAATGATCGCGGCTACCGAGCGGCCCTGCGCGAGGAAGCCGAGAAGGCCGAAGCCGGCGGCAAAGATCGCCGCACTCACCAGATGCAGCGTGACGGAGCCTTCGATCGGGCTCGCGCCGATGCCGGCGAGCGGGCCGCCAGGCAGCACCAGCATGTCGGGATTGCCGCTCACCGCCCATTCCAGAAACACCAAAGCGACGAAGCCCGCGGCCACGCCGACCGCGGCGGTCGCGGCCTGCGCATACCAGGCGACGAACAAAGTGCCCGCGACCAGCAGGCCGAACGTCGTCATCCCGATGTCCGAATGGAAGCTGCTGAGCGCGACCAGCATGCCGCCGAGCAGATAGGCCGACAGCGCGCCGGACGAGATCGGTTCGATCCGGCCTGCTTCCGCCGGCGGACCGTAGAGGAAGCCGCATACCACCAGCAGCGACGCCAGCAGGAAGCCGGCGAGCACGTGGAAGGAATTCGGGCCGACATGTTTCAGGCCTTCGTCGAGGCCGGGCAGCGTCCACAGGATCGCGAACACGATGGTGGTGAGCGCGAGCCAGCGCCACAGCCGGATCCGCGCCAGCCCGAAGGCTGCACCGGTGACAACCGCGAGGTAGAGATACAGCGCCCAGAAATCCGGTCTGTCGGACGACACCAGCACCGGCGTGACAAAGGCAGCGGCAACACCGAGGCCGGCCAGCGCCGGGCCATGCAATAGCGCGGCGGCCATCGTCGCCATCGCCACGATGCCCAGCAGGATGAAGGCGGTCGCGGGCACCAGGAAGTCATACAGCGCATAGGCGGCATAGACGGTGGCGAAGGCCGTCGCGGTGCCGGCGGCGGTGAGGATCGCCGGGATGTTGGCGATCGGCAGCGGCGCGATGGTGGACAGGCTTTCGTTGCGGCGGCTCCATTCGCCGGCCAGAAGCAGCGCCAGCGCGAACAGCCCGCCCAGCAGCACGCGCACGCCGGGGCCGAGCAGCCCGGCCTCGATCGAATAGCGCACCATGAAGAAGCCGCCGAGCGCCAGCGTCAGCCCGCCGACCCACACCACCCAGCGCGTGCCGATCCGCTCCTCGAAGCCGGGACCGGCGGGCGCCGTCGTCGCTGCTGCGGGCATAGAGGTTGTAGTGGGCTTTGCTGCCGATGCCTGCGGTGCGTCGGGCTGAAGGGTGGGCGCACTGTCGGCCACGCGCGAGGCCGCTGGTACCGCCGCAACTTCCGGCGCATCCGTCGTGCGGGGCGTCGCAGGCGCGGCACTGATCGGCGCGGCAGCGGCCGCCGCCTCGAACGCATTCAGCCGCGCGTTCAGCACCCGCACTTCGTTCCGCGCCTTGCGCGCGAACAGGAACGCGACGATGGCGATCAGCGTGGTGATAAAACCGAAGTCGTCGAACATCGCAGCAGCTCTCGCTCTTTCTTCCCTCTCCCCTTGTGGGAGAGGGTGGCTTCGCGAAGCGAAGACGGGTGAGGGGGACGGCCCGTCGATCGCGCGCTGCCCCCTCATCCGACGCGGACTTCGTCCGCGCCACCCTCTCCCACAAGGGGAGAGGGGAAGGAAGAAACGCAGATCGCACATCTATGTGCTCGCATCGCCGATATTAGTTCAACCGCCTCGATCTACTCCAGATCCAGGCGGAACGGTCGTCCCACCACCGTCATGCTGCCGGGACCCATCTCGTCGAGCGCGCGGACCATGCGGCCGTCGCGGCCGAGCGCCTGGTCGGCGAGCGTCACCAGCAGCCGGTTCGGCTGCGCGATCGGCGAGGCCGCACGAATTTTTTGCGCGATGTCGCGCTCGTCGCGGCCCGGATTGAGCAGGCAGGCCGCGGCGAAGGCGCTGGCGGTGGAGCGGCTGATGCCGGCATAGCAATGCACCACCAGCGGCGCGTTGCGGTCCCAGCCGCGGATGAAGTCGAGCACCTGCGCGATGTGGGTTTCGTTCGGCGCGACGAAGCCTTCGGTGGGCTCCAGGATGTCATCCATCTGCACCCGCAGATGGTTGGCCTCGATGACGGATTCCGGTCGCACGACCTGCGCGACATTGGCCATCACCGTCAGCACATGGCTGGCGCCGGTGTCCTTCACGGTGGCATGCAGATCGGCGAGCGAGCAGACGTGGATCATGGAAATTCCCTGGTTGCAGCGATTATAGGCATGCGGGGATCGCGACGGAAGCGTGGCCTTCGTAGCCCGGATGACAATCCGGGGCCGGCCCAGCCCCACGAACCCTTTCCCCGGATTTCGTCGTCACGCGCTTCGCCCGCGCCGACTTCATCCGGGCTACATCGAGACCGCCTCGAATCGCGCCAGAAACCGCTTCTCCGCCTTGCCGGCCGTCCACGGCGTCAGAAAATCGGCCTCGGCCTCTTCGCTCAGGCCGGGGTCCTTGCCGAACAATCGCTTCGCTTCGGCTTCCTTGAAGCCGGCCAGCCGCGTTGCTTCGAGATAGGCCGCGCCCCTATCGGCGGCCTTGATCTGTTTGGTGATCGTCTCCGCCAGCACCGGCGGCAGGCCGAAGCGGGTGTGGATGGCGGCGAGCAGGCGGTGCTCGACCACCTTGTAGGCGCCGCCGATCACCGCCTTGAACGGCGAGATCATGTCGCCGATCACATATTCCGGCGCGTCGTGCAGCAAGGCCGCCAGCCGCACGCGATCGTCCGCGCGCGGCACCTGAAGCCGCAGCACGGCCTCGACCAGCAGCGTGTGCTGCGCCACCGAAAAGATGTTCGGCCCATGGGTCTGTCCGTTCCAGCGCGCGACGCGCGCCAGCCCATGCGCGATGTCGGCTACCTCGACGTCGAGCGGCGAGGGATCGAGCAGATCGAGCCGTCGCCCCGACAGCATGCGCTGCCAGGCGCGGGTTTCGACGTCCGTAGAGAATTTCGATTTGGCCATTACTTCACTTTGAGGCGCGGTTCTTTTGGGGGCGTCGCTTTGAGTCTCGGCGCGCGCTGTTGGCCGATGCACAACTCATGGCAGAAGCACGACGCCAGATGGTCGTTGACCAGGCCGGTCGCTTCCATGAAGGCATAGACGATGGTCGGGCCGACGAATTTGAAGCCGCGCGCCTGCAGGTCCTTGGAAATCTTCACCGACAGCGGCGTCGAGGTCGGTACGTTGCCGTGGGTCTTGAATTTGTTGACGATCGGCCGGCCATCGACGAAGTCCCAGAGATACTTCGAAAAGCCGGCGCCTTCCTCCATGATCTTCAGATAGGATTTTGCGCTGTTGATGGCGCCCTCGATCTTGGCGCGGTTGCGCACGATGCCGGCGTCCTGCATCAGCGCATGCACTCTTTTCTCGTTGTAGCGCGCGATCTTCTCAGGCTGGAAATCGTCGAACGCGGCGCGAAAATTGTCGCGCTTGCGCAGGATGGTGATCCACGAAAGCCCCGCCTGGAAACCGTCGAGAATCAGCTTTTCGTACAGCGCGCGGTCGTCATATTCCGGCACGCCCCATTCGGTGTCGTGATAGGCGACGTAGAACGGATCCTCGCCCGGCCACGGACAGCGCTTCTTGCCGTCGGCATGCAGGCGCGCCGGCTTGCTCATGCAATCGTCTTCTTCGGCGCCAGCGCGCGAACGGCGTCGGGATCGGCAAAATGGATCGGCACGCCACCGGCGAGGAATGCTGCATCCGCATCCAGCGCATCGCTGGCGCGGTCGGTGCGGATCAAGGCCAGGCCACGGCCGTCGGCCGACGAACCCATGGTGCCGATCGGCTTGTCGGCGGCGCGGATCTCCGCGCCCGCTGCGGGCGCGTCGCCGTCCAGCACCACGCCGACGATGCGCGTGCGCGCCGTACCGCGGTGCTGCATGCGCGACACCACTTCCTGGCCGACATAGCACCCCTTGTCGAAATCGACGCCATGGAGCCGGTCCATATTGCTCTCATGCGGAAACGCGTCGCCATAGGCGAAGTCGACGCCGCCGCGCGGCACGCCTGTCGCGATGCGATGCGCCTCATAGGCGGCTTCGTCGACAAGGTCGGCGCCGATCACCGTAGCGGTCTTGGCGGCAAGTTCGGCGGGGATCAGAATGCGGTAACCGAGCGCGGCGTTGCGCGGATCTGGATAGGTCAGGTCCGGCTTCATCGCGGGCTCGCCGTCCCATACCGCGAGCACGCCGAGCGCATCGCTGAGATTGTCGACCGTGACCTTGGCGCGCAGTTTGTAGAAGCCGAGCTTGGTCGCGAGCGGTGCGGCCAGTTCACGCGGCAGTTCGATCAAGAGCCCGCCGCCATGGCCGGCGGAGGCTTCGGTGACCAGGAAGTCGGTGATGATCTTGCCCTGCGGCGTCAGCAACGCGCCGAATCGCGCGATGCCGGGGGCGACGACCTCGATCTCCGACGTGACGAGATTGTTGAGAAAGCCGCGCACATCCATGCCGGACAGTTTGATCACGCCGCGGTCGGTGAGAAACGCTGCCTTCATGGGAATACTCAAAGCTCGGGTGGCCGTGCGGGGCTGAATACCAAAGCTATGCCGCGAGGCGGCCGGTCACAAGGGCTGGAGAAGCGCACCGGCCTATCCCCGTCATCGCGAGGTCAAGGAAAGCCGTTGGCTTTCCCCTTAGCGAAGCGACGCGGCAATCCAGATGGCCGCAAACTCGGCAAGAACTGGATTGCTTCGTCGCAAGAGCTCCTCGCAATGACGGCTGAAAGGCCGGAGCCCAAAAAGCCGAGCGAACCGCCTACTGCCTCGCCAGCGCCAGCGAAAATTCGCCGTTGCGGACGCGGCCGGGCAGGCCTTCGACGAACTTTGCCACGGCGTCTTCGCCATAGGTGCCGACCAGTTCGGCAAAGGCGGCGAACAGGCTGGCCTGCGCCAGGCAATCGCCATCGACGCCGTCGTGCCGCGCTTCCGCCCAGGCCTCGTTGAGATAGCCCAGCGCCGCCTGCTTCTGATCCTGGTCTGACAGGGTATCGTGCGCGGTATCGTAGGCGGCAGACTGGCTCATGAAATTCCCCAACAATTTCTTCGACGACGCCCCGAATCGGAGCGCGTTCCTTCAAATCGAATCAAGATTTAGCACGCGGGAATGGCCCCGCAGGGCCGATCTCCGGCACATCTTTAAAAAGGGTTAACGGCGAACATGGGCGGTGTAGAAAGCTTCGGGGGAACGGCACTTTAGCGCTGATTTACCCGGTGGCATCCGTTCCCCGGACGCGGTGCACTGCGCCGCCATCTGCGGAGCGGCACTTCGTGCCGCACCGCGTCCGGGAAACGACCTCATTTCTATCGATTCGATTGGAGATCGAAACGGCTGCCGCTACGGCGTCAGCGGGCGGCCGTCGAGCCATTTGGCGTAGATCACGCGCTTCTGCTCACCAAAGCCCAGCGATTCATAAAACGCCTGTACCTGCGTGTTATCCGCACGCACCATCAGCTGCAACTTCTCTACGCCACGCTGGCGCAGCCAGTCTTCCGCAGCCTGCATCGTCGCGCGGCCGTAGCCCTTGTGGCGATGATCCGGGTCGGTAGCGACGTAGTACACCCAGCCGCGATGGCCGTCATGGCCGACCATCACCGAGGCCATGACGGCGCTGCCGTCACGCCCGATCAGAATGGTGGAATTGTCGCTTTCGCGCGCGAAGGCGATGTCGCGGGTGGGGTCGTTCCACGGCCGTGTCGAGCCGCTGCGCTGCCACAGCGAAATCACGTCGGCAATGTCAGCGTCGGTAATCTCGGCGATGGCGAGACCGGTATCGTCTCTCATGGCGTAACCGGCAACAGCACCTTGCCGGGATTCATGATGTTCAGCGGATCCAGCATCGCTTTCAGCGAGCGCATCAGTTCGATCGCGACGGGGTCCTTCACCGACGGCAGGTCGGCGGCCTTGAGCTGGCCGATGCCGTGCTCGGCGGAGATCGAGCCGCCCATCCGCAGAACCACCTCGAACACCACCGCGTTGACATCGTGCCAGCGCGCCAGGAATTGCGCGGGGTCGGCGCCGACCGGCTGGGTGATGTTGTAGTGAATGTTGCCGTCGCCGAGATGGCCGAACGGCACCGGCCGCGCGCCGGGCATCAGTTTGAGCACCGCCGCATTGGCTTCGGCGATGAAAGCGGGCACCGCGGCGACCGGCACCGAGACGTCGTGCTTGATCGAGCCGCCTTCCGGCTTCTGCGCCGGCGAAATGTCCTCGCGCAGTTTCCAGAACGCCATGCGCTGCGCCAGATTAGCGGCGATCACGGCGTCGTCGACGATGCCGTCCTCCATGCCGCGCTCAAGAATCTTCTCCAGCGTGCCCTGGCTCTCGTCGCGCGACGACGACAATTCCATCAGCACGTACCAGTCGTGCTTGCTGGAAAGGGGATCGCGGATGCCGACGCCGTGGCGGACCGAGAAATCCACCGCGATCGCGGCGATCAATTCAAAGCTGGTGAGTTGGCCCGCGGCCTCGCCGCGCGCGATCTCCAGCAGCTTCAGCGCCGCCTCCGGCGATTGCAGCCCGACAAAGGCGGTCTCAATGCTGCGCGGCTTCGGAAACAGTTTCAGCGTCGCGGCAGTGATGATGCCGAGCGTGCCTTCGGCGCCGATGAACAGGTTGCGCAGATCGTAGCCGGTATTGTCCTTCTTCAGCTTCGACAGGCCGTTGAGGATGCGGCCATCGGCCAGCACCACTTCGAGGCCGAGCGCCATCTCGCGCGCCACGCCGTAGGCGAGAGCCGCGGTGCCGCCGGCATTGCTGGAGAGGTTGCCGCCGATCGTGCAGCTGCCCTCGGCGCCGAGCGACAGCGGAAACAG
Coding sequences:
- a CDS encoding CsbD family protein produces the protein MSATTDKIKGTANEAIGKAKQGIGEMTGSDKLKGEGLAQEAKGDIQKGVGNAKEAVKDAADKL
- a CDS encoding cupin domain-containing protein — its product is MSGHDHDHPHHDHSHDHSHAPANADKWKHDGVRVIPGDQLDPNVPSTAGMDRKAAINFARVGAQKLWAGTVTIKPDAKTGAHHHGHLESIIYVVKGKARMRWGDALQFTAEAGPGDFIFIPPYVPHQEINASPDEALECVLVRSDGQAVAINLDIAPAEKPETVLWVDPTHPDGAVTK
- a CDS encoding DUF2339 domain-containing protein, with translation MFDDFGFITTLIAIVAFLFARKARNEVRVLNARLNAFEAAAAAAPISAAPATPRTTDAPEVAAVPAASRVADSAPTLQPDAPQASAAKPTTTSMPAAATTAPAGPGFEERIGTRWVVWVGGLTLALGGFFMVRYSIEAGLLGPGVRVLLGGLFALALLLAGEWSRRNESLSTIAPLPIANIPAILTAAGTATAFATVYAAYALYDFLVPATAFILLGIVAMATMAAALLHGPALAGLGVAAAFVTPVLVSSDRPDFWALYLYLAVVTGAAFGLARIRLWRWLALTTIVFAILWTLPGLDEGLKHVGPNSFHVLAGFLLASLLVVCGFLYGPPAEAGRIEPISSGALSAYLLGGMLVALSSFHSDIGMTTFGLLVAGTLFVAWYAQAATAAVGVAAGFVALVFLEWAVSGNPDMLVLPGGPLAGIGASPIEGSVTLHLVSAAIFAAGFGLLGFLAQGRSVAAIIPVIWAGAATFVPLALLIALYARIAHLDRSIPFAILAVLIAAAFAAATEMLSKRETRPGLAIATALFATGTLGALALALTFALEKGWLTIALSLMAWGTAWISMQRPIPFLRWLAAILAATLVARMAWEPRVVGDLVGTTPIFNWLLWGYGVPALSFWGASILLRRRGDDAPLRMVESAAILFTVLLAFLQIRHFIHGGDIYRDTAGLVEVGLQVCVALAMAIGLERLRIRTGSIVHNVSALLLTLFAGAATVGGLLLWENPMLRTHDVGGLVFNELLLGYAIPAVLALLLSYAVAGRRVAKWANTIAGFALVLALAYVSLQVRRFYHGPVLSRGITSDAEQYTYSLAWLAFGVVLLGVGVMFNSQRARLASAIVIALTIVKAFLVDMSVLTGVYRALSFMCLGLVLVAIGWLYQRILFSRRMVPPAAPIAEA
- a CDS encoding tyrosine phosphatase family protein, giving the protein MIHVCSLADLHATVKDTGASHVLTVMANVAQVVRPESVIEANHLRVQMDDILEPTEGFVAPNETHIAQVLDFIRGWDRNAPLVVHCYAGISRSTASAFAAACLLNPGRDERDIAQKIRAASPIAQPNRLLVTLADQALGRDGRMVRALDEMGPGSMTVVGRPFRLDLE
- a CDS encoding HD family hydrolase; its protein translation is MAKSKFSTDVETRAWQRMLSGRRLDLLDPSPLDVEVADIAHGLARVARWNGQTHGPNIFSVAQHTLLVEAVLRLQVPRADDRVRLAALLHDAPEYVIGDMISPFKAVIGGAYKVVEHRLLAAIHTRFGLPPVLAETITKQIKAADRGAAYLEATRLAGFKEAEAKRLFGKDPGLSEEAEADFLTPWTAGKAEKRFLARFEAVSM
- a CDS encoding DNA-3-methyladenine glycosylase I, which codes for MSKPARLHADGKKRCPWPGEDPFYVAYHDTEWGVPEYDDRALYEKLILDGFQAGLSWITILRKRDNFRAAFDDFQPEKIARYNEKRVHALMQDAGIVRNRAKIEGAINSAKSYLKIMEEGAGFSKYLWDFVDGRPIVNKFKTHGNVPTSTPLSVKISKDLQARGFKFVGPTIVYAFMEATGLVNDHLASCFCHELCIGQQRAPRLKATPPKEPRLKVK
- the ygfZ gene encoding CAF17-like 4Fe-4S cluster assembly/insertion protein YgfZ; protein product: MKAAFLTDRGVIKLSGMDVRGFLNNLVTSEIEVVAPGIARFGALLTPQGKIITDFLVTEASAGHGGGLLIELPRELAAPLATKLGFYKLRAKVTVDNLSDALGVLAVWDGEPAMKPDLTYPDPRNAALGYRILIPAELAAKTATVIGADLVDEAAYEAHRIATGVPRGGVDFAYGDAFPHESNMDRLHGVDFDKGCYVGQEVVSRMQHRGTARTRIVGVVLDGDAPAAGAEIRAADKPIGTMGSSADGRGLALIRTDRASDALDADAAFLAGGVPIHFADPDAVRALAPKKTIA
- a CDS encoding GNAT family acetyltransferase; amino-acid sequence: MRDDTGLAIAEITDADIADVISLWQRSGSTRPWNDPTRDIAFARESDNSTILIGRDGSAVMASVMVGHDGHRGWVYYVATDPDHRHKGYGRATMQAAEDWLRQRGVEKLQLMVRADNTQVQAFYESLGFGEQKRVIYAKWLDGRPLTP
- a CDS encoding FAD-binding oxidoreductase, whose protein sequence is MNIAHKPPATLSPETIARFAAIVGDKYAITAEADVHPYVTEDRNLFRGTSPLVLRPGSTAEVAAICKLATETRTALVPQGGNTGLVGGQTPYGGEVVMSLRRMDKLRDLDTSSNTMTVDAGMILQNAQARASEADRLFPLSLGAEGSCTIGGNLSSNAGGTAALAYGVAREMALGLEVVLADGRILNGLSKLKKDNTGYDLRNLFIGAEGTLGIITAATLKLFPKPRSIETAFVGLQSPEAALKLLEIARGEAAGQLTSFELIAAIAVDFSVRHGVGIRDPLSSKHDWYVLMELSSSRDESQGTLEKILERGMEDGIVDDAVIAANLAQRMAFWKLREDISPAQKPEGGSIKHDVSVPVAAVPAFIAEANAAVLKLMPGARPVPFGHLGDGNIHYNITQPVGADPAQFLARWHDVNAVVFEVVLRMGGSISAEHGIGQLKAADLPSVKDPVAIELMRSLKAMLDPLNIMNPGKVLLPVTP